One window from the genome of Balearica regulorum gibbericeps isolate bBalReg1 chromosome 18, bBalReg1.pri, whole genome shotgun sequence encodes:
- the SEC14L1 gene encoding SEC14-like protein 1 isoform X2 — translation MFVASDTVNEYKSEDEAIHVIERRCKLDIDAPRLLKKIAGVDYVYFVQKNSLNRRERTLHIEAYNETFSNRVIINEHCCYTVHPENEDWTCFEQSASLDIKSFFGFESTVEKIAMKQYTSNIKKGKEIIEYYLKQLEEEGITFVPRWTPPVACKLESSTSHTRRPVSPAINIPDSATKEGLNNKEILNTSSSPSEPTAGTPDDKLDADYIKRYLGDLTPMQESCLIRLRQWLQETHKGKIPKDEHILRFLRARDFNIDKAREILCQSLTWRKQHQVDYILDTWNPPQVLQDYYAGGWHHHDKDGRPLYVLRLGQMDTKGLVRALGEEALLRYVLSINEEGLRRCEENTKVFGRPISSWTCLVDLEGLNMRHLWRPGVKALLRIIEVVEANYPETLGRLLILRAPRVFPVLWTLVSPFIDDNTRKKFLIYAGNDYQGPGGLLDYIDKEIIPDFLGGECMCEVPEGGLVPKSLYRTAEELENEDIKLWTETIYQSASVFKGSPHEVLIQIVDASSVITWDFDVCKGDIVFNIFHSKRAPQPPKKDSLGAHSITSPGGNNVQLIDKVWQLGRDYSMVESPLICKEGESVQGSHVTRWPGFYILQWKFHSMPACAATNLPRVDDVLASLQVSSHKCKVMYYTEVIGSEDFRGSMTSLESSHSGFSQLSAATTSSSQSHSSSMISR, via the exons ATGTTTGTAGCCAGTGACACTGTAAATGAATACAAGAGTGAGGATGAAGCTATCCATGTGATTGAACGGCGCTGTAAGCTGGATATAGATGCACCACGGCTGTTGAAAAAG ATTGCAGGAGTGGATTATGTCTACTTTGTCCAGAAGAATTCTTTGAACAGACGAGAAAGAACTTTGCATATAGAAGCCTACAATGAAACCTTCTCTAATAGAGTCATTATTAACGAACACTGCTGTTACACA GTTCATCCTGAGAATGAAGACTGGACCTGTTTTGAACAGTCAGCAAGTCTGgatataaaatctttttttggttttgaaagcacagtggaaaaaattgCCATGAAGCAGTACACCAGCAATATTAAAAAG ggaaaagaaataatagaatACTACCtgaagcagctggaggaagaaggaataaCTTTTGTTCCTCGTTGGACTCCTCCTGTTGCATGTAAATTGGAGAGCAGCACATCCCACACAAGACGACCAGTTTCACCCGCTATTAATATACCAGACTCTGCCACAAAGGAGGGCTTGAACAATAAGGAGATCCTCAACACCTCAAGCAGCCCCTCGGAGCCCACAGCAGGAACGCCTGATG ACAAGCTAGATGCAGACTACATCAAGCGGTATCTGGGTGACTTGACGCCAATGCAGGAGAGCTGCCTCATTCGACTGAGACAGTGGCTCCAGGAAACACACAAGGGCAAA atccCAAAGGATGAGCACATTTTAAGGTTCCTGCGTGCCCGGGACTTCAACATTGATAAAGCAAGAGAGATCCTTTGCCAGTCTCTGACGTGGCGTAAGCAGCACCAGGTAGACTATATTCTAGACACCTGGAACCCTCCTCAAGTACTCCAAGATTACTATGCAGGAGGCTGGCATCACCATGACAAAG atGGTCGCCCGCTGTACGTGCTGAGGTTGGGACAGATGGATACCAAAGGCTTAGTGCGAGCTCTTGGGGAAGAGGCCTTGCTTCGATAC GTTCTTTCTATAAACGAAGAAGGACTGAGGCGATGTGAGGAGAACACGAAAGTATTTGGCAGGCCAATAAG CTCTTGGACCTGTCTAGTAGACCTAGAAGGCTTGAACATGCGTCATTTATGGAGACCTGGTGTCAAAGCATTGCTAAGAATTATTGAGGTGGTCGAAGCTAATTACCCCGAGACTTTGGGTCGTCTTCTTATCCTACGAGCACCTCGAGTATTCCCAGTTCTTTGGACACTG gtTAGTCCGTTCATTGATGACAACactagaaagaaattccttatTTATGCTGGAAATGACTACCAGGGTCCTGGGGGACTGCTGGATTACATCGATAAAGAAATTATCCCTGATTTTCTTGGTGGAGAGTGCATG TGTGAAGTACCAGAGGGTGGGCTGGTTCCTAAGTCCCTCTACCGGACAGCAGAAGAGTTGGAAAATGAAGACATAAAGCTTTGGACTGAAACAATCTACCAGTCTGCAAGTGTCTTCAAAGGATCTCCGCATGAG GTTCTCATTCAGATTGTGGATGCCTCCTCTGTGATCACATGGGATTTTGACGTGTGCAAGGGTGACATCGTTTTTAACATCTTTCATTCCAAAAGAGCCCCGCAGCCTCCTAAAAAGGACTCTCTGGGAGCTCACAGTATTACATCTCCTGGTGGGAACAACGTCCAGTTGATAGACAAAGTCTGGCAGTTGGGGCGTGATTACAGTATGGTGGAGTCTCCCCTTATCTGCAAAGAAGGAGAGAGTGTGCAG GGATCACATGTGACCAGGTGGCCTGGCTTCTATATTCTCCAGTGGAAATTTCATAGCatgcctgcctgtgctgcaaCCAACCTGCCTCGTGTGGATGATGTATTAGCATCTCTACAGGTCTCCTCTCACAAATGTAAAGTGATGTACTATACAGAAGTAATAGGATCTGAAGATTTCAG GGGATCTATGACCAGTCTTGAATCAAGCCACAGTGGATTCTCCCAGCTCAGTGCTGCCACCACCTCTTCTAGCCAGTCCCATTCCAGCTCCATGATTTCCAGGTAG
- the SEC14L1 gene encoding SEC14-like protein 1 isoform X1 — MVQKYQSPVRVYKHPFELIMAAYERRFPTCPLIPMFVASDTVNEYKSEDEAIHVIERRCKLDIDAPRLLKKIAGVDYVYFVQKNSLNRRERTLHIEAYNETFSNRVIINEHCCYTVHPENEDWTCFEQSASLDIKSFFGFESTVEKIAMKQYTSNIKKGKEIIEYYLKQLEEEGITFVPRWTPPVACKLESSTSHTRRPVSPAINIPDSATKEGLNNKEILNTSSSPSEPTAGTPDDKLDADYIKRYLGDLTPMQESCLIRLRQWLQETHKGKIPKDEHILRFLRARDFNIDKAREILCQSLTWRKQHQVDYILDTWNPPQVLQDYYAGGWHHHDKDGRPLYVLRLGQMDTKGLVRALGEEALLRYVLSINEEGLRRCEENTKVFGRPISSWTCLVDLEGLNMRHLWRPGVKALLRIIEVVEANYPETLGRLLILRAPRVFPVLWTLVSPFIDDNTRKKFLIYAGNDYQGPGGLLDYIDKEIIPDFLGGECMCEVPEGGLVPKSLYRTAEELENEDIKLWTETIYQSASVFKGSPHEVLIQIVDASSVITWDFDVCKGDIVFNIFHSKRAPQPPKKDSLGAHSITSPGGNNVQLIDKVWQLGRDYSMVESPLICKEGESVQGSHVTRWPGFYILQWKFHSMPACAATNLPRVDDVLASLQVSSHKCKVMYYTEVIGSEDFRGSMTSLESSHSGFSQLSAATTSSSQSHSSSMISR, encoded by the exons GCATATGAAAGAAGGTTTCCTACATGTCCTCTGATCCCTATGTTTGTAGCCAGTGACACTGTAAATGAATACAAGAGTGAGGATGAAGCTATCCATGTGATTGAACGGCGCTGTAAGCTGGATATAGATGCACCACGGCTGTTGAAAAAG ATTGCAGGAGTGGATTATGTCTACTTTGTCCAGAAGAATTCTTTGAACAGACGAGAAAGAACTTTGCATATAGAAGCCTACAATGAAACCTTCTCTAATAGAGTCATTATTAACGAACACTGCTGTTACACA GTTCATCCTGAGAATGAAGACTGGACCTGTTTTGAACAGTCAGCAAGTCTGgatataaaatctttttttggttttgaaagcacagtggaaaaaattgCCATGAAGCAGTACACCAGCAATATTAAAAAG ggaaaagaaataatagaatACTACCtgaagcagctggaggaagaaggaataaCTTTTGTTCCTCGTTGGACTCCTCCTGTTGCATGTAAATTGGAGAGCAGCACATCCCACACAAGACGACCAGTTTCACCCGCTATTAATATACCAGACTCTGCCACAAAGGAGGGCTTGAACAATAAGGAGATCCTCAACACCTCAAGCAGCCCCTCGGAGCCCACAGCAGGAACGCCTGATG ACAAGCTAGATGCAGACTACATCAAGCGGTATCTGGGTGACTTGACGCCAATGCAGGAGAGCTGCCTCATTCGACTGAGACAGTGGCTCCAGGAAACACACAAGGGCAAA atccCAAAGGATGAGCACATTTTAAGGTTCCTGCGTGCCCGGGACTTCAACATTGATAAAGCAAGAGAGATCCTTTGCCAGTCTCTGACGTGGCGTAAGCAGCACCAGGTAGACTATATTCTAGACACCTGGAACCCTCCTCAAGTACTCCAAGATTACTATGCAGGAGGCTGGCATCACCATGACAAAG atGGTCGCCCGCTGTACGTGCTGAGGTTGGGACAGATGGATACCAAAGGCTTAGTGCGAGCTCTTGGGGAAGAGGCCTTGCTTCGATAC GTTCTTTCTATAAACGAAGAAGGACTGAGGCGATGTGAGGAGAACACGAAAGTATTTGGCAGGCCAATAAG CTCTTGGACCTGTCTAGTAGACCTAGAAGGCTTGAACATGCGTCATTTATGGAGACCTGGTGTCAAAGCATTGCTAAGAATTATTGAGGTGGTCGAAGCTAATTACCCCGAGACTTTGGGTCGTCTTCTTATCCTACGAGCACCTCGAGTATTCCCAGTTCTTTGGACACTG gtTAGTCCGTTCATTGATGACAACactagaaagaaattccttatTTATGCTGGAAATGACTACCAGGGTCCTGGGGGACTGCTGGATTACATCGATAAAGAAATTATCCCTGATTTTCTTGGTGGAGAGTGCATG TGTGAAGTACCAGAGGGTGGGCTGGTTCCTAAGTCCCTCTACCGGACAGCAGAAGAGTTGGAAAATGAAGACATAAAGCTTTGGACTGAAACAATCTACCAGTCTGCAAGTGTCTTCAAAGGATCTCCGCATGAG GTTCTCATTCAGATTGTGGATGCCTCCTCTGTGATCACATGGGATTTTGACGTGTGCAAGGGTGACATCGTTTTTAACATCTTTCATTCCAAAAGAGCCCCGCAGCCTCCTAAAAAGGACTCTCTGGGAGCTCACAGTATTACATCTCCTGGTGGGAACAACGTCCAGTTGATAGACAAAGTCTGGCAGTTGGGGCGTGATTACAGTATGGTGGAGTCTCCCCTTATCTGCAAAGAAGGAGAGAGTGTGCAG GGATCACATGTGACCAGGTGGCCTGGCTTCTATATTCTCCAGTGGAAATTTCATAGCatgcctgcctgtgctgcaaCCAACCTGCCTCGTGTGGATGATGTATTAGCATCTCTACAGGTCTCCTCTCACAAATGTAAAGTGATGTACTATACAGAAGTAATAGGATCTGAAGATTTCAG GGGATCTATGACCAGTCTTGAATCAAGCCACAGTGGATTCTCCCAGCTCAGTGCTGCCACCACCTCTTCTAGCCAGTCCCATTCCAGCTCCATGATTTCCAGGTAG